The genomic interval aaAGCTTGCAATGATTATTTCATGTTGGGGGAAAGGATGTTTCAACCTAGCAGATGGTTTGGCAAAGCGTAGTGTTCACTAAAATCAGAAAATACGAAAGACTACAAACGAAGGAGTTAAGTGCTGAGCGTTAGCAAGTCTGGCAAACATCAACCGCAATAATTAGCCACCTAAAATTTGGTTAAgacccacacatacacacgttTCTGTGATGGCCAAATTTTGTACCGGCTGAAAAATATGCCCAGtgaatgtttcactgtgggtttTAGTCGAGACTTAAACGCTGCTCTTCTTATGTCTTCTTTCGACACTGTGAAAAACAACCACACAGCTGACATTACATCCCTGCTTCATTTAAAAGACCCACAATCCTGGCAGTGATTCATCATTGACCGAACTAAAACCACATGACCAACCCCCCGAAACACAGACATAAGGATAACTAGAAGGAAATAAACATCGGTTGTTAATAtcagcccagttttacttattggACCGATActgatatgtaaaaaaaaattactaacgTTGGCCGATGCTAATGCAGATATATTGTGCATCCCTATTTAGTACATCTGATTTAGTTACCTTAGCTATGCTAAACCTCCACATGGTAACCACTCGCTCTGCTGCGTAGTCCTCTAaggttttattgtcattttgagcATTAGTTGCATTGTTACACTTCAGAATGTCACCAAAAATGTCCTAGTCAGTGTAGGTAATATGTAACTGGCATCAATGGGTTACATGGTCGTCTCAACGTCCTGGGTTCTAGCCCTGagtttatatatacatacagaatGAGTATACTATACTGAGCGTAATACCAGTGATAACTACTGCAGCGCTAGCCAAATTATCTAATGTAGCCTGTATCTGCAAGCGAGGAGTGACCTGACTGTGTGTTACtgtaattacttactctgctaATCACCAGAACACTGTTATTCACACCAAGAGCTCAACCATCACTTACAAAGTGGGTAAAACACTGCTTGTATGCGTCTATGGATTTCAGGACAAACTTCCTACGTTGTGTAGGCACTCTTTGTATTCACTAAGTACTTAACCATGTCATAGCATGATATCAGAGGCAGTCTGTCCGCATCGTCTGACGTTTTTTCATTCGCCACCTCATATGGGTTGATCCCTACAGCAGTGATTTTATGAATGTTCTTTGTCTtgcatattgatcaatattatCAATATACTGTGCTTGTCTGGAAGCCATTATTATCTGGGTTGCCTAGACCTCCACTTGCCTACCAACATGGCAATTTAGGGGCCGTTCAGACATGTAGGAACTATTTATAGGCAGCGTAAGTCTACATGTATAGTGTCTATGGgtgtaaagaaaaaatgcaGGAGAGAGGAAAGAGGCATTTGTGTGGACTGACAAAAAAGGTGGTCAGTCCACACAAGGTGGTAGAGGAGCAAAATCTGTTAATGTAAAATCCATAATAAACTGATccgtgtctgaaaccacaactTCGAAGTCCGTCattgttgtttgtgttagcaCATGCGTGGTGAGGGAGAGGCGAAGTCTACATTGACTCGCATGCCCAAGTACGCCAGTTTGTATTAATGATGGGACTCATGGCTCTTTGAAGGGAGCCGGATCTGGTTCCCTTCAAAGAGCCATTCAAATGATTTTTGAAAATCTACATATTTTGAACTTTAAGCCATTTCATCCCTAATATAGTGttaaatatattcattttaGGAAACCGGGTATGTGTGGGTAAAATTAACAAGTATAACCATCTGCATTAAGtcagattaatattttttaaagctgcAAAATAGAAGTCTAACTAAACATTAAACAAAGTGTGCAAACTTTCAAAAAATAgcccttaaataaaattaaaaaaaggactgTACCTTTAAGATACAGGTGTAAAATATGCCGATACAGTTTTGCAGCCAATTTATATATTCTCATCGGGTCCCTGTCTCACTGTTGTTGCTATTGTGAACATAGTATCCTGTGTCTTCAAATGACGGTGCAAATTGTTCGTTGAcccagatttaaaacaaaattagatttttgcaaaTGTTACACTTTGCTTTACCGCTTGAATCAAGAGAAAAATTAATCCagatgctgcttttttttttttgatgtgcCATTAATTTCGTCACGAAGCAAAGCACACCGCGACATCGCACAGTGCCACAAACGTGTCTTACCCCATGAAACATGACGAAAACAAACCATGTGTAATGCTCTGCATGCCGCTCATAGCATCTCCCCACTCTTTTCCTGTATTTAGTCGCCTAAGTCAgatataattttaaatgaatttgaaaaaagtGGGGAGAACAGTGCATGCAGAGCATTATAAGCAAGCAaagctggaaaacaaacaaaaacaacgttCAAAATAATCGAGCCGTTTGTTAACGTCACATCACAAATTTTGTAGCCAGCTGTGCAGATAGGGCTGCCCAGACGAAGCCGGCACGGGGGGGCGGCTTTATACATTCCCAATCTGGGAATCTGTTCCCAAATGTTGGCTTAGCGGCCGCTTCGTGTGGTCGGGACCCTCTACCTGACAAACCTCTTTGACGGATACAGCCAAACCTGTCTGTGTGGACGGGCCTGTATATGAAATTGAAAGGTAAATTTTTTGACAAACAATTTATCaactttgcacaaaaaaaattaaatgctgcTGCCAGGTTCAAATAACCCACAAGATCCAAATTTGGGAAAAATTGTGGGAGAAACCTAtgatggaaaaaacaacaacaacaaaaaaaacactttgtggtgtttttccctggaaaaaaaaagaaagacaaattgttaaaaatgaaatgtacaGAGTTAAAGTTTTTGAAAATTTATGAATCTCAGTTATGTATTgaatttatgaaataaataaaaatgcaaaaggttGATGCTTAGAATTTGTATAGACATCCATTTTATTAACTGCATTAACCAAATCATGTATAAACCAGTGGTGAAACATCAGGGTAGTTGGAGAAGTTCTGGGAGGAACCAATAAAGACAAATTCAAtccttttagtaaaaaaaaaaaaaaaaacattagtggGACCCTTGTCTTCATTATGATGGCAAGTGAGAGTTATTCTGCTGCGTGTAAACCAATCGGAGATTCTTGTTTGAAGTGTCTAGGCAGAAGTCAGCCTACAGCGGGTATTGCTGCCTACTGGTGTGAATATTTTAACTTGTGGACTAGTTAATTGCACAGGTTCAGATCAGAAATGTTCATTAACCAATCATATTTTGACTTGAAGTCAGAATATATTCATTGGTTCAGATTAACATAGTTTACCTTGTCGCAGAAGATTTACAACGCTGGTTAGAGACCCTTACTAGCAGTGAGGCTCAAGGGTTTAAGGTTTGAAGAGAGTTGGGAGAACAGAAGCGCTCGGTTTAATATCTATTCACGTTCAAAAATTAAACCCCTGTGAAAATCTCAAACTTTATATCTATGTAAGAGAAGAAACTTATGAAATCAGCTATGACAAACTATGATCTCCGAggcatttcttctgtttttgcttcttaGCCACAGTTACATGTTTTAGATCAAAGAGCTTTCAATATCTAACAAACATAACTACATAAAAAGttggttttatattatttattggaagaaaaaaagttgttcaAGCTGTTCAGGCCCTACGTGAAACATCAGGAAGGAGTGTTTAACGTGGCTGTTGAGGTATTTTAGTCATTTGCTGAATTGTTTGGATTCAGCTAAACTTGGGTACTTGTATAAGCCTATACAGTTGAACTTTTGTTtgtgctttgactaggccactctataATCTCTTTTATTTCGGTATTAATGAGCCCTTTAGTGGTTGACTTGTTGGTGTGCTTCAGATCATTGTCTTGCTGCACAACCCTACTTGAGACTAAGTTTTCAAACTGATGGTCTGATAGTTTCCTAGTATTTGCTGAGAGCAGAATTCATTATATAATTTacacatcatttaacaaaaGTAGCAGCAGACCACCACACTATTACTCTCATTGTTGACTCTGTTTGAggctctttttctgaaatgctttaTTGCAACAAGATACACAGCTTCCAAAGATTTCTACCGTTTACTTTTAGTCAACAAAACATGCTCTCCAATGTTTTGggatcaaaggttttctttttttcttttaaacaaaggTAATGTGGGCCTCTAGGCAAAGGTAAGGTGGGCCTCTAGGCAAAGGTAAAGTGGGCCTCTAGGCAAAGGTAAAATGGGCCTCCATCTTATTTTTGGCCTTCTACAATGGATCCCATTTTTGCTTGGGCTCCATCAGAATACCCTTAATAGATCTTAGCTGCTGGTCCttacctttcatggggtcaacagttaGAACTCcatcgtggggaggaaaggcgctacggactgctgtgccgaatttGGACGGCCTTCAACTTTGACGTCATTACGTGATGGAAAAACCACATGGATGATTAGAGTCAAATctaggcctacagccttccaaaaatgaGCTTCAAACTGCACACTCTTCTCCCCGGAGATTTTTAttgatttccatgaggtggctgtgctgatacgtcatgtcacgcgaAGGATTGTGAAATGACGTAaggataccttaaggcttcttGGCATCGTAAGGGACGAAccggggttcctaggcaaaaattgctatgagaggaagcatacaggatCCTTTTCCTACCACCTTCTGTACCGACTGCATCATTAGGACAGTACCTATCATTAGTGACCACTGACATACTTCTggtttggctaaagagtccttgctctataagggtattcggatggagcccgAGTCTCATTCTTGTTGCCGAGGACCACCAACCTTAACTGAGGTCAGTGAGGACAACATTACTTTTCGTTCTGAGGTTGTTTTTCCCCTCCGGGATTATACGCAGAGGGACTTTTAAGGGGTATTTTTGGTAGAGAGGTTATCGCTGGGAAGTTTCTCCACCGTTTTCTCCATTTCTCGTTAATAGCCTTACAAAAGGCTTTCCAGACTGAGATGACATGGACTTTGTTTCTCATATGTTCTTGAGCTTCTTTAGGTACTTGATTGCATGATATGTTGTTTTGTGAGAAggtttagcctacttcatgttgtcaggttTCATTgaggtgattttatttttactgtacaGCTCAGGTAGTAATCAGGATGTAGTGTGACTTGTGAAACAAGAAGGGATATTGCATTTTCACACAGCGCCAccttggtttggatagctttttccttaaaaacaaagaagacatCTCTTTGGaggagaaatacattttcactGTACCATTATTTACCCCACTGAATGTCATCATGGACTAAACACTATTGTGTTTAGCCTGTAAAGCtgtcaaaaaaatgtcaaaatgttgAATAACTATGCCCAGCACACCTACAAAAACATATTCCTGTCAGTCCATACCTGTAATAACACCTGGTGCCTGTGCAGCCATAACAGCCTGAGGTAATCCTATCTGCTGTCCGAGAAGCTGTGGTGCTGCCAACGCCCCCAAAACTGACGCGCCAGCTACCGCCTCCTtaagaaaggggggggggccCAACACATTAAGTACGGGAAACAAACAGAACACAGCACAAGGCAACACAGTGAACAATCACACGGCATGGCAAAGAATGCGCTCAACCTGGACTCCatctaggatcaaaacgctggCGACAAACTGTTAACATTAGCGTGTTAATTAGAATGACACGTGGATCACAGATTAAATAACCTCGGACTCCTGGCGCTTAACTTGTACATCAAGTCACTGAACAAGGAATACCTTTGCTAAAAGTACAaaaggaaatataaaaatatgcatttccTTTACACTGAACTGAGTTAGAGCCACGTCAACTATTCTGGTTACTTCTGACGTCTTCTGACCCAGAAACTCTACTCTCATCTGTGCTTGTGTCATATCTAGCTAGATCTGAGTTATATTTACCTGGAGGGCCATTAAATCCCTTTGGAAGGGATTTATACTTGCCTGGGCCGTTATCTTAGCCGTAGCTGCCGCTGCAGCTACAGCTGCAGCAGGTGGGAGCCCACCCGGAGTCGTGGGGGTCAAAAGGGGCATCGGTGGAGTCACTGCTTTGCCGACTCGCAAGTACTGACCACCCAGGTCAAAAAGATTCATAGAGGACACCGCATCCAGGGCTGACTGAGGTTTTTCATACTCTGTTGGATggatttaaaaagtaataaaaaaataaaataaaataaatcagcaaCAGGGCATCAGCAACACAGGAGCATGAGAGAAGGAGCGCCTCCTAGCTCACCAATGAAGCCAAAGCCCCTGTGTCGCCCTGATGTGGGGTCTCTAGCTAACGTGCACGATTTAATCCTTCCGAAGGCCTCAAACACGCTCTTGATGTCGTCGTCCGACAGGTCAGGGTGGACAGACGCTACGTAGATCCGGTTGTAGGCACGTGCCTCCTCTGCCAGCTGGTCGATGATGGGTTGCGCCTGACCGATGTTACTTGGCCGCCCAACCTATTGCACAGATTAAATCAACAGGGCCTCTAAACgaaggggagggggcggggggaggcTGTATGGTAACGATGGAAAACGCACTACCGCACAAATCTATGGGGCATTCCTGCGAAAGGgtgtttcagtaattcaattcagtttgatTATACACagtaatatttttgtgtttgttaatgtGGATGATTACGGCTTTAAgcctaatgaaaacccaaagttTATTTCGGAGAAAATTTGAatactttcaataaaaaaaaggtctttaCTAAAGAAATGTTTTGACTTACACTGTCATTTGGGAGATTGACAACCTGACGGCTGTCCGGCAGACCGACAAGTAAGCTATAAAAGGCCATTGCTAACACAAATCGGGGCATTCAGAGGGTTTGTAAAGTAACAACCGTTCTAGAGTTTAGGTAAGATACTTTCCAGCAGGTcacatttctgcatttaaaacaactaaCAATTCTAATGTAATATACAAATTTCTGAGAAACAGACTTTTGGGTTTTTATCAACTTTAGGCCATAATCGTCAAAATTTACAGAACAGCCTAAAAAATATCACTGTGTAATGAATCAGTACAAGTTTTACCTTATGAATGAAattactgaaacaaaataaCCTTCCGTTATCAGGATTACAACCGTAGTTTTACAATTACTTCTTTCGTCAATAAGAAACCTAAAATGTCTATTCGGCACTAAGTCGAACGGAGCACGGCTGCAACACGCCAAGTAATCTTAGCAGTAGGTACGTCGATTTCACGTGAAATAACCCGAAAGACAAATGTCTCAATAGTATCTGTACAACAGATGAGGCGGCCAATTAACACCACCCAGGCGCAGTCCATCATCAGCACAACTTGTAGCAGAGAGATTTCACGCACCGCTGGGCATCTCACTGAAAATCCTCACTTAAACAAGCTACCAGGACATCTTGGAAGAGCAACACACACAGAcctcatacatacatacatagaacACGCACCTGTGAATAAACAGAAAGACACCAGACAGGGAGAGCAGTTAGTTTTCAAATGCAACACATGCCTCGTttagctgaaacaaaacaatatgGTCTCTACAAATATCCCACCTGCAGCAATTACTTGCCTCCAGACTCATCTGAGCATAAAACATGTAGCCCTGTTGGGTTTTATTATCTGGATTCTCCACAAATGATGAAACAGCACAATGGTGCGGTTACCTTAGGAGCTGGCAGTGTAATAAATGTTTCACACCTTTGCTGGCATCTGGATCAACAAAGATTTcactgatttgaaaaaaaaaacgtaacacTAAAACCTGAGCTGAATTACCTCACTATAAATCAGTGCATCTCAAATACTGGGGCACGCCCCCAGGGGGAGGaataaaatgttctgaaaataCAGGCCTGTTCTAAAtctgacaacagcaccccctgctgtttggtctgtatcTGCGTTCAGTTGTGCAAGACAAGTtcatttgtgtagcacatttcagtaaccagaccattcaaagtgctgtagtAGGATGAATGCCCTGAGTAAACTCCtaaaaacttaatgtaactgaagtttgtctttaatattaattaattaattgatatgaggttcatagctagttaaaagttgactgcaGGTGCGACACTGCTATAAATACCAGGGTCCTCACcaggatttttgttttcagcGTAACACCGGACGGCATGCTGTGGTGCACGTGTGTCGTTTCATTCCCTGTATGCATTTCCAAAGCATAAAGGGTGCTGTTTGTTAAGCTAAtaaaagctagcattagctaatGTGGTTCAGGAGGTTTAGAGCTGCGTTGACgcacgttcaagagctttactgaatTTCTacgttgctctcaaacatcctcGTCGCACTGGTCCGTGTCGTACTGACAGTCAGGCACAAAAACATTAGCTTAGCGGTCTAATTTCAGCCTAACGATCCATTACGCTGAAAAGCGCTGGCTAGAACCCTGAATACAGATGCTTTTAACTCCAGTTTGAGGTCTGTGACACCTTCACTTGTTTGTCAGAAGCTTAATGAATTCTGCGTCACAATGACGACCAACATTAAAGAGTCAAAAAGCAACGTTGCTATTAACGCTTGGCCGCCACAAGCCAGTTATCCCCGCGGTAAGTTAGAAAAAGTAAAGCCCTTGCGCGCCGGGGTAGCAgcccatgtacagaggccttagtccatGACGCAGCTGACCAAGGTTCGACTccggtcctttgctgcatgtctttctCATCTACCAGCCTACTTTCAATAAAAGGGCCACTagtgtcacaataataataataataataataataataataatggaaagccaaaaaaaagcctgttttgGCCTAAACTACATCTAGTTTAAAACACCAGATCTGAGAGAGGCTCTacattaaaagccaaagaaccagtaaaatagtctttttttaatattttgaatgAGTCTTTTagtctgtagaaaaaaaattaacaaaaacaaaccgaATAAATTGGTCAAAAGTGTACATTATGATGTGGCAAATCAAAGATAAGAgatataatttaaatataaatcaatgTAATAAACACTTTCCCAATGACTAtataaggaagaaaaaaaaaaaaaagtcctgtacATATCTAGACAAATGCTGCGCGAAACTAAAGAGAACAAAACTGTTGTCGGGTTGTCCTGTTGTAGCAAAACCCGTCTCACCTCAGTTACTCACCTTAATGTTTCTCCCCCCCAACATGACCGAGTTCATCTGCTCCAGAGCCAGCTGAGCCGCTTCAGGCACGTCATACTCCACAAACGCAAATCCCTGCAGGTGTAAAAACCGTTTAAATCAACACGAGACCCAAAACACACTTCAAATTTAGGTAGAATCTAtaataaaagtattcacaccctgtgaacctttccacatttaaaCAATCTTCAATACATGTTTAGGAAAACGCTGCTGTAGACCTCATATTCCACTTTCAAAATATGGAGGCATGCATTTGAATTCagccctctttactctgatacccctaaataaaaggCACCAGACTCGTACAGAAGTCACCTAACAGAGTCTTTGTGTGTGTAACTGAATCCCAGTTATATAAATGCaattctgtgaaggcctcagaggtttgttagagcagcggccctcaaactagggaccccagacccccggGGGTCTGCGAACCACGGGTTGGGGGTCTGTGAAATGCATGTTATCGGGCCTAAAGGAGGCAACGCTGAGCTTAAgtaacacaatggacaaatatttaactccgtcCACTTCATCAAGTAAAGTAAAAGCCTAATCAGCTTAAGTATGACAGTCACATTGAGTTCGGCTTTAATCaagaatgaggatctaatctccaccaaatATCTAAAATTAGgtgtatttatatacatttttaaaaacatacacaatTCCTAAATACTATCGGCATGAAGAATCTATAGGGGTCCTTGGAAACATTAGATTGGAttagattaactttattgtcccaaaggaaatttgatttgggttacagactctggctgctacatagtccaaactatgcgtcacactgcattcacacataaaacactactataaaaattccattataagacaataaatagatacatgaaggagcatgttacattatattcacaataaaaatttgaaggaagagaaaaaagaaaataataataatgatgatgaataaagatgtataaaaaccgttctttaaaaaagtctgttttaagaacatgtgtcagtttaaatgttgaatacTGTTGCTACCATAAGGGTCTCTGCCTatgaaaagtttgagaacccctgtGTTAGAGAGCATCAGTAAACCAAAACCACCAGCCGACAGCTCAGGGACAGAGTATTGGGGAAGTTTGAAGCATGATCAGGCGATACAATAAAATCCTAAGCATTCAGCTTCGAAAAGTtcaaaggggtgtgaatactttaccGGCGGAGCCTCTTAAAAACCACATGCCAAACGACACAAACCTTGTGTTTCATTGTAACCGAATCCCAGGACATGTCAATGCTCTTTATGGGGCCGAAGGGGGCAAAGGCCTGTCTGATGGTGTCCTCGCCGAGCTCATAGTATATGGAGCCCACATAGACCCGGCACATGATCGCCAGCGCACGCTGCCGCTGAGCTGCCACCTGCCAGTCGGAGGGggggaaacaaaacaacacacaatAAGCATTagagagtaaaagaaaagaaaatgtaaacatttacacacacgcacaaataaaaatatatatatatatatatgcctgcTCTATTGGGCTTGTTTTCCCAAAATTGTCAAAGGGCCAATTCTCAGTTTTGGGAGGTCTGAAGAGATAAATAGTGGGTATTAACGGGGAACTTTGATCAACagggggttttttttgttgctttttttttttttttggtggggtgggtggggggatAACTTGTCTGACACAGATGTCACCTGAAGTGATtcaaatttgtttgtttttttgtcttctgtttgtgTTCTGTTACGTACTGAGAGATGGAGGCAACACACACAGAAGGGATCGACATGCACAGCCCTCACAAATATTTGGCTTCGGTAACTGACCTGGACTCCGGGGATGCAAGTaaggtaacaaaaaaaagtaactcTGCCGTTCAAAAGAAATCCAAACACAAagtcttggacctttcttctcGAGTCTAAgttgagggggaggggggggggagatgccTTAATCATCAGAGGTCTTTGTGTTTTACTGATGACTTTAGCCTTTCGTCTGCTTCTTAAATTCATGGCATTACCAGCAGAGGTTTAAGTTTGCTAAACTAAAGCACAACGAGAAGATGCCTTGTTTGTTCACCGAGAAAAAGCTTCACACTgagatggcaaaaaaaaatgttttttttaaaaaaagatcccTGACACAGAAGTTCTCTCATTTTGGTCCATAAAGGGATTGCTATCCCTCTTTTGTCTCCTGCCAGGACTGTTGTTTTCAAAACGAGAAATGCATATTTTTCAAAGAGACGTGCCTTTTTCTCCCCTCAGAAACTCTCCGATGAATTAAAAAGCATGTTTACAgatacacaaatatatatatgcaaTTAAAAAGCGCTAAAGCAAACTTTAAGGGCTTCCACAAAAGGAACGCTGCAGACATGGTTGCGACGACGGTCGCTGCAGAAAGCAATGTTTCCTTATAAAATATGCATTCTTCAGTTcggtaaaaagtaaaaaggcaGGGATCGTTGCCAACGCAACCAGTAAAAGAAGGGTAACAGTCCTTTTCCACTGGAAATgcggacaagaaaaaaaatttaatgatcTATTGACCGATTGTAAAGGTGAGAGAGGATCTCCAAAGCCCATTGTCACTGCTGCCATCTGAAAGACAGTAAAGATGAAAAAAGTGCTGAAAAGTCGGTTAGATACCCCTTtagcttttttgcttttttttttttttttttttcaagaaaggTCATTGCTCTGCTAGACAAGACAAAAGCCATTAAGCTAACACGATATGCAGACCCTCCCTCTTACACAGCTAAACATTCAGAGGATTTACCTCCCAGCCCTAATTTACAAAAAGTCACCACACAGCAGTAAAGATAAAAGCACGGCCCCTTTAAAAGGTGAAAAGCATTCAACATGATAACCAAAGCCTTCAGGACGATCATCTCCATCTGAAAAAGAGCAGAGGCAGATGGTCTACACATGTGTTCGTTTTCACAGCACGTGGGAGGAGGACAGGGGAGCAGGACGTCCAGGAGAGC from Fundulus heteroclitus isolate FHET01 chromosome 21, MU-UCD_Fhet_4.1, whole genome shotgun sequence carries:
- the LOC105919204 gene encoding poly(U)-binding-splicing factor PUF60 isoform X6; this translates as MAVTNTAGGEALTMENGQGTGSKLGLPPLTPEQQEALQRAKKYAMEQSIKSVLVKQTIAHQQQQLTNLQVAAQRQRALAIMCRVYVGSIYYELGEDTIRQAFAPFGPIKSIDMSWDSVTMKHKGFAFVEYDVPEAAQLALEQMNSVMLGGRNIKVGRPSNIGQAQPIIDQLAEEARAYNRIYVASVHPDLSDDDIKSVFEAFGRIKSCTLARDPTSGRHRGFGFIEYEKPQSALDAVSSMNLFDLGGQYLRVGKAVTPPMPLLTPTTPGGLPPAAAVAAAAATAKITAQASINPFQRDLMALQEAVAGASVLGALAAPQLLGQQIGLPQAVMAAQAPGVITGVTPVRPPIPVIPQVGLVNPVLASPPVLSNQAGGSNQQEKKEEKEETLQDGTGQEMLSDQEHMSISGSSARHMVMQKLLRKSESTVMVLRNMVGPEDIDDDLEGEVTEECGKFGVVNRVIIYQEKQGEEEDADIIVKIFVEFSAASEMNKAIQALNDRWFGGRKVVAEVYDQDRFNSSDLSA
- the LOC105919204 gene encoding poly(U)-binding-splicing factor PUF60 isoform X5, producing MAVTNTAGGEALTMENGQGTGSKLGLPPLTPEQQEALQRAKKYAMEQSIKSVLVKQTIAHQQQQLTNLQMAAVTMGFGDPLSPLQSVAAQRQRALAIMCRVYVGSIYYELGEDTIRQAFAPFGPIKSIDMSWDSVTMKHKGFAFVEYDVPEAAQLALEQMNSVMLGGRNIKVGRPSNIGQAQPIIDQLAEEARAYNRIYVASVHPDLSDDDIKSVFEAFGRIKSCTLARDPTSGRHRGFGFIEYEKPQSALDAVSSMNLFDLGGQYLRVGKAVTPPMPLLTPTTPGGLPPAAAVAAAAATAKITAQAVAGASVLGALAAPQLLGQQIGLPQAVMAAQAPGVITGVTPVRPPIPVIPQVGLVNPVLASPPVLSNQAGGSNQQEKKEEKEETLQDGTGQEMLSDQEHMSISGSSARHMVMQKLLRKSESTVMVLRNMVGPEDIDDDLEGEVTEECGKFGVVNRVIIYQEKQGEEEDADIIVKIFVEFSAASEMNKAIQALNDRWFGGRKVVAEVYDQDRFNSSDLSA
- the LOC105919204 gene encoding poly(U)-binding-splicing factor PUF60 isoform X4, producing MAVTNTAGGEALTMENGQGTGSKLGLPPLTPEQQEALQRAKKYAMEQSIKSVLVKQTIAHQQQQLTNLQMAAVTMGFGDPLSPLQSVAAQRQRALAIMCRVYVGSIYYELGEDTIRQAFAPFGPIKSIDMSWDSVTMKHKGFAFVEYDVPEAAQLALEQMNSVMLGGRNIKVGRPSNIGQAQPIIDQLAEEARAYNRIYVASVHPDLSDDDIKSVFEAFGRIKSCTLARDPTSGRHRGFGFIEYEKPQSALDAVSSMNLFDLGGQYLRVGKAVTPPMPLLTPTTPGGLPPAAAVAAAAATAKITAQEAVAGASVLGALAAPQLLGQQIGLPQAVMAAQAPGVITGVTPVRPPIPVIPQVGLVNPVLASPPVLSNQAGGSNQQEKKEEKEETLQDGTGQEMLSDQEHMSISGSSARHMVMQKLLRKSESTVMVLRNMVGPEDIDDDLEGEVTEECGKFGVVNRVIIYQEKQGEEEDADIIVKIFVEFSAASEMNKAIQALNDRWFGGRKVVAEVYDQDRFNSSDLSA
- the LOC105919204 gene encoding poly(U)-binding-splicing factor PUF60 isoform X2, translated to MAVTNTAGGEALTMENGQGTGSKLGLPPLTPEQQEALQRAKKYAMEQSIKSVLVKQTIAHQQQQLTNLQMAAVTMGFGDPLSPLQSVAAQRQRALAIMCRVYVGSIYYELGEDTIRQAFAPFGPIKSIDMSWDSVTMKHKGFAFVEYDVPEAAQLALEQMNSVMLGGRNIKVGRPSNIGQAQPIIDQLAEEARAYNRIYVASVHPDLSDDDIKSVFEAFGRIKSCTLARDPTSGRHRGFGFIEYEKPQSALDAVSSMNLFDLGGQYLRVGKAVTPPMPLLTPTTPGGLPPAAAVAAAAATAKITAQASINPFQRDLMALQAVAGASVLGALAAPQLLGQQIGLPQAVMAAQAPGVITGVTPVRPPIPVIPQVGLVNPVLASPPVLSNQAGGSNQQEKKEEKEETLQDGTGQEMLSDQEHMSISGSSARHMVMQKLLRKSESTVMVLRNMVGPEDIDDDLEGEVTEECGKFGVVNRVIIYQEKQGEEEDADIIVKIFVEFSAASEMNKAIQALNDRWFGGRKVVAEVYDQDRFNSSDLSA
- the LOC105919204 gene encoding poly(U)-binding-splicing factor PUF60 isoform X1, whose translation is MAVTNTAGGEALTMENGQGTGSKLGLPPLTPEQQEALQRAKKYAMEQSIKSVLVKQTIAHQQQQLTNLQMAAVTMGFGDPLSPLQSVAAQRQRALAIMCRVYVGSIYYELGEDTIRQAFAPFGPIKSIDMSWDSVTMKHKGFAFVEYDVPEAAQLALEQMNSVMLGGRNIKVGRPSNIGQAQPIIDQLAEEARAYNRIYVASVHPDLSDDDIKSVFEAFGRIKSCTLARDPTSGRHRGFGFIEYEKPQSALDAVSSMNLFDLGGQYLRVGKAVTPPMPLLTPTTPGGLPPAAAVAAAAATAKITAQASINPFQRDLMALQEAVAGASVLGALAAPQLLGQQIGLPQAVMAAQAPGVITGVTPVRPPIPVIPQVGLVNPVLASPPVLSNQAGGSNQQEKKEEKEETLQDGTGQEMLSDQEHMSISGSSARHMVMQKLLRKSESTVMVLRNMVGPEDIDDDLEGEVTEECGKFGVVNRVIIYQEKQGEEEDADIIVKIFVEFSAASEMNKAIQALNDRWFGGRKVVAEVYDQDRFNSSDLSA
- the LOC105919204 gene encoding poly(U)-binding-splicing factor PUF60 isoform X3 → MENGQGTGSKLGLPPLTPEQQEALQRAKKYAMEQSIKSVLVKQTIAHQQQQLTNLQMAAVTMGFGDPLSPLQSVAAQRQRALAIMCRVYVGSIYYELGEDTIRQAFAPFGPIKSIDMSWDSVTMKHKGFAFVEYDVPEAAQLALEQMNSVMLGGRNIKVGRPSNIGQAQPIIDQLAEEARAYNRIYVASVHPDLSDDDIKSVFEAFGRIKSCTLARDPTSGRHRGFGFIEYEKPQSALDAVSSMNLFDLGGQYLRVGKAVTPPMPLLTPTTPGGLPPAAAVAAAAATAKITAQASINPFQRDLMALQEAVAGASVLGALAAPQLLGQQIGLPQAVMAAQAPGVITGVTPVRPPIPVIPQVGLVNPVLASPPVLSNQAGGSNQQEKKEEKEETLQDGTGQEMLSDQEHMSISGSSARHMVMQKLLRKSESTVMVLRNMVGPEDIDDDLEGEVTEECGKFGVVNRVIIYQEKQGEEEDADIIVKIFVEFSAASEMNKAIQALNDRWFGGRKVVAEVYDQDRFNSSDLSA